A window of Haloarcula sp. DT43 genomic DNA:
CCGTACATCTCCGTCTCCGGGAGCTCGATGTACTCCCCGACGCCGTCGGCGATTGGATGCCCGGGTTCGACGACCCACAGTCGCTCGGTTTCGGCGGCTTCACGCCACTTCAGACTGCAGGTCGTCCCCATCAACTCGCGGAATATCTTGGAGTAGTGGCCCGAGTGGAGGACGACGAGTCCCATGCCGTCGAGGACACGCTCTTTCACCCGGGCGACCACCGCGTCGTCGACCTGGTCGTGGGCCGCGTGGCCCCACCAGGTCAGGACGTCCGTCTCCGCCAGTACCGCCTCGGTGAGGCCGTGTTCCGGCTCGTGGAGCGTCGCCGTCTCCGTGTCGAACCCGCGGTTCTCCAGCGCCGCGGCGATAGCGCCGTGAATCCCGTCGGGATACAGGTCCGCGACGGCCTCGTGCTCCTGTTCGTGGACGTACTCGTTCCAGACTGTGACGCGTGTCATACCTCTGGTTTCCACCTCCGCCGTAACGGCGTTGGCTAAGCGGCAATCCGTACGACGAGCGGTCGCCCCGTCCGCGCGCCAACGGCGGCCGAGCGGCGCTTCGGCACCTCCGATAGCGGACGCCGAGACGGGTCGTGTCCGCATGGCTGTGACTCACACTCTGAGACCGCTAAATACAGACGAATGTAGGCGTCCCGCCCCGGAGTACAGTCGACTGAAATCAAGCCGTAGACCGCCGCTATACCCGATACACACGACTGTATCCCGTTTCGATTGGCCGTCCAGAGAACGGCCGGATTTTTACACTTTCAGACGCTCTCGCTCCCGGACCGCCGATATTCTTGATGGACGATAATGTAAACAGTAGATAGGTATAAATACTCCCTGCCGGACGACGTGACTGATGCACCCTACCAGAAACCGCCGTATCGGAAGGTTTCGAGCGATAGAGCCGCGAAACGAGG
This region includes:
- a CDS encoding ThuA domain-containing protein, whose product is MTRVTVWNEYVHEQEHEAVADLYPDGIHGAIAAALENRGFDTETATLHEPEHGLTEAVLAETDVLTWWGHAAHDQVDDAVVARVKERVLDGMGLVVLHSGHYSKIFRELMGTTCSLKWREAAETERLWVVEPGHPIADGVGEYIELPETEMYGERFDVPAPDTLVFNSWFEGGEVFRSGCCYRRGAGRIFYFRPGHETYPIYHDEDIQRVLANACEWAAEGDGPTPDFGNADPIEAIDESDDRSVH